GGCAACAAAGTAAAAGCCAGGTACCGAATTTGCTAAAACGCTTATATCTAATTCAATAAATCGGAATTGGTATGAACAGGCTGAAACTTCTTCGATTTCTTTTTGTTCTTTTCATCGTGCTAACGGTGGTCTTTGGCATTTTGCTCATTCTCCCGGATATGAAGGACAATGTCCTTGGAAGAATAGGTCTGTGGTGTGGTTTTATCTCACAGCTTCTTCTTGCGGTGGTTATGTATTCTGAGATTAGAAAAGATAAAAAGAGGAAGGATAGTTAAATTCGTATTTTTCGGCCCCCTGCTTTCTGTCGGGCACGCAGGAGGCCCTTTTCGTGCCCGGTAGGGTGCAAATAGGTTGATTCTGCACCCGAGATTCGCCGGTCGCGCGAGAGCGTTGTGGAGGGCGGAGCGGAAATTGGTTTTTCGAGCAACCGCACGAAAAATAATTTCCGTCCGCCCGCGAGGGAAGACCAGCGAATGACAAAAAGGAGGGGACCGGGTACGAGAAAAGGCAAGCACGCATGCTTGCCTTTTCTCGTACCCCCGAGGCGAATCGAACGCCTATCGTCGGAACCGGAATCCGAAATTTTATCCATTAAACTACAGGGGCATACCTACGGGTCTGCCGTTGGGAATGCAAATATAGGGAAATTTTGTAAATTTGCGGCGTTTAACTTGACTAAAATTTTAAACGTAAGTAAAACCGAAACCCAAAAAGAGACTGTTATGAAAAGAGCATACGTGTTCCCCGGCCAGGGTTCCCAGTTCACGGGAATGGGCAAAGATCTCTACGAGAACAACGCCAAGGCGCGTGAAATGATGGAGAAAGCCAACGAGATTCTCGGCTTCCGCATTACCGACATCATGTTCGAAGGAACGGACGAGGACCTGCGCGCGACGAACGTCACGCAACCGGCCATCTTCCTGCATTCCGTCGTGACGGCCCTCTGCACCGAAGGTCTCCCCGCCCCCGACATGGTCGGCGGCCACTCCCTCGGTGAATTCTCCGCCCTCGTGGCGGCGGGCGCCGTCGATTTCGAGGACGCCCTGCGCCTCGTGGCGGTCCGCGCCAACGAGATGCAGAAGTGCTGCGAGAAGGTTCCCGGCGGCATGGCAGCCGTCATCGCGCTGCCCAACGAGAAGGTCGAGGAGATCTGCGCCGGCATCGAAGGCGTCGTGATTCCCGCCAACTACAACTGCGACGGTCAGGTGGTCATCTCCGGCGAGAAGGAAGCCATCGCCGCCGCGTGCGAAGCGATGAAGGCCGCGGGTGCCAAGCGCGCCCTGCCGCTGAGCGTCGGCGGCGCGTTCCACTCCCCGCTGATGGAGCCCGCCCGCATCGAGCTGGCCAAGGCTATCGAGCGCACGGAAGTGCACGCACCGAAGTGCCCGATCTACCAGAATGTCACCGCGTTGCCGGAAACCGACCCGCAGCGCATCAAGGATAATCTCCTGCAGCAGCTGACCTCCCCGGTCCGCTGGACCCAGTCCGTCAAGAACATGCTGGCGGACGGCGCCACGGAGTTCCGCGAACTCGGCCCCGGCGCCGTGCTCCAGGGCCTCGTCAAGCGCATCGTCTCGGCGGTCGGCGCGGAGGACATCACGATCCAGTAAAACAGAAGGGAGAGGCGCTCGCCTCTCCCTTTTTTCTTTCCTGCCCGGCCCGACCGGGTGTCTTATTCTTCGACGCGGAACCCCAGCGCCCGCAGGCGTGCGGCCAGCGCGTCCGTGCCGCCGCGCAGGCGGACGCTGAAGGCGGACGGCTCGCGGCGGACCGGATAGTCGCCGCGCAGCTGCTCGAAGCGGTCCGGATGCGCCCGGAGCGCGCGGTCGTCCGCGAAGATGTCGTAGGTATACAGAAGCGCCTCCGAGAGCACTTCCTGCAGGGATTTGCCGGCGGCGTCGAGTTCGAATCCGAGGGGCTGCGCCGGGGCGGGAATGCCCGCCGGACGCCAGTCCGTGAGGGGCAGGCCCAGCCGCGCGGCCACCGTCTGCACGGCCGCCGTCGTCCCGGCCGCCTTTCCGTCGGCGCTGTAGCCGGCGATGTGCGGCGTGGCGATGTCCACCAGGTCCAGCAGACCGCCGTCCGGGGCCGGCTCCCCTTCCCACACGTCCAGCACCGCGCCGCGCAGCGCTTTCGCCGCCAGCGCGGCCTTCAGCGCCCCGTTGTCCACGACCGGGCCGCGGGAAGAATTGATCAGGAACTGGTCCGGGCGCATCGCCGCCAGGCGCGCCGCATCGAAGAGGTGCCAGGTGGCGTCCGTCCCCTCCCGGGAAAGCGGAACGTGCAGGGTGACGATGTCGCTGCGCGAAATGAGTTCGTCCAGGGCGACGAAACCGTCCGGGCCTTCGCGGCGGGCGCGCGGCGGATCGCACAGCAATACGCGCATCCCCAGCGCCGCGGCGGCCTGCGCCACCTTGGCGCCGACATGGCCCACGCCCACGACGCCGAGCGTCATCCCCGCCAGGCACAGCCCGTGCCGGCGCGCCAGCGCGCAGAGCGCCGCGCCGACATACTGCTGCACGGACGAGGAGTTGCATCCGGGCGCGTTGCGCCACAGGATGCCGTGCGCCTCGCACCACGCCGTGTCTATGTGGTCATAGCCGATCGTGGCCGTGGCGACGACCCGCACGGCGGAACCCGCGAGCAGCGCCGCGTCGCAGCGCGTACGGGTACGCGTGACGACGGCGTCGGCGTCGCGCACCACCGCCGGCGTCGTCTCCCCGCCAGGCAGGTAGACAACCTCAGCGAAGGGCTCGAACACCCCCCGCAGGAACGGAATCTTGTTGTCGCAGACGATCTTCATTTCACATCCCAAAGGTACGCTTTTTTTTGCATTCACGCTCCACCGCCGGGAGCAGAGAAGGAGACGCCCTGCCAGGTCGGTCACGACAAGGAAAAAAGGCGAAAAAAACGGGTCGGAAACGGGCAGGAACGGGCACGGAAAGTGCAAGGGGAAAAGAGGGGAAATTTAATTTGAATGAATCAAGATTTCTTCGTACATTTGTATATTAATTAGATTCTGTCTTGAAATAAATATAAAACATACTAAAACTATCTAGACATTTATGGCTAAAGAAAAGAAATTCATCACCTGTGATGGTAACCAGGCAGCGTCGAATATCGCTTACCTGTTCAGCGAGCACGCTGCCATCTACCCGATTACGCCGTCGTCCACGATGGCGGAAAACGTGGACGAGTGGGCTGCCCACGGCAAGAAGAACCTCTGGGGCGAGACCGTCAAGGTCACCGAGATGCAGAGCGAGGCCGGCGCCGCGGGTGCGGTGCACGGTTCCCTGCAGGCTGGTGCGTTGACGACCACCTATACGGCTTCCCAGGGTCTTCTCCTGATGATTCCGAATATGTACAAGATCGCAGGCGAAATGCTGCCGGCCGTTTTCCACGTGTCCGCCCGCGCCCTGGCTTCCCACGCCCTCTCCATCTTCGGTGACCACCAGGATGTGATGGCCTGCCGCCAGACCGGTTTTGCGATGATCGCTTCCAGCTCCGTGCAGGAGGCCCAGGACATCGCCGCCGTGGCGCACCTTTCCGCCATCAAGTCTTCCCTGCCTTTCCTCCACTTCTTCGACGGCTTCCGCACCTCCCACGAGATCCAGAAGATCGAGGCCATCGACGAGGAGGACCTCAAGAAGATGGTCAGCAAGAAGTCCCTCGAGAACTTCCGCGCCCGCGCCCTGAACCCGGAGGCTCCCGTCACCCGCGGTACCGCGCAGAACGGCGACGTCTACTTCCAGGCCGTCGAGTCCCGCAACCAGGCCTATGAGGCCGTGCCGGACATCGTGGCCCGCTACATGGGCGAGATCAGCGAGCTGACCGGCCGCACCTACCGTCCGTTCGAGTACTACGGCGCCAAGGACGCCGAGTGCGTGATCGTGGCCATGGGTTCCGTCACCGAGACCATCAAGGAGACCATCGACTACCTCGCCGAGCACGGCCGCAAGTACGGTGTCGTCACCGTCCACCTCTACCGTCCGTTCTCCGAGAAATACTTCCTCAAGGTCCTCCCGAAGAGCGTCAAGAAGATCGCCGTGCTGGACCGCACCAAGGAGCCCGGCGCCCTCGGAGAGCCGCTCTACCTCGACGTCCGCGCCCTCTTCCAGGGCAAGGAAGGCGCACCCCTCGTTATCGGTGGCCGCTACGGTCTCTCCTCCAAGGACACGACCCCGGCCCAGATCGTCGCCGTGTACGACAACCTCGAGCGCAAGGCCCCGAAGGGCGACTTCACCATCGGCATCGTCGACGACGTGACCTTCAAGAGCCTCCCGACCAAGGGCGAGATCTCCATCGTGAAGAAGGGCACCACCGAGTGCAAGTTCTACGGCCTCGGTTCCGACGGCACCGTCGGCGCCAACAAGAATACGATCAAGATCATCGGTACGCACACCGACCTCTACAGCCAGGCCTACTTCGACTACGACTCCAAGAAGTCCGGCGGCTACACCTGCTCGCACCTCCGCTTCGGCAAGAAGCCGATCAAGGCGCCTTACCTGGTGGGCACCCCCGACTTCGTGGCCTGCCACGTCCCTTCCTATCTCGAGAAATACGACGTGCTCAAGGGCATCAAGGAGGGCGGCAGCTTCCTGCTCAACTCCCTGTGGAACGAAGAGGAGACCATCAAGCGCATCCCTGACGCCGTCAAGGCCGTGATCGGTCGCAAGAAGATCAAGCTCTACATCATCAACGCCACCAAGATCGCCCAGGAGATCGGCCTCGGCGGAAGGACCAACACCATCCTCCAGAGCGCCTTCTTCCGCATCACCGGCATCATCCCGGTGGACGATGCGATCAAGTATATGAAGGACGCCGCCCTCAAGTCCTACGGCAAGAAGGGCGAGAACATCGTCAACATGAACTACGCCGCCATCGACCGCGGCGGCGAGTACACCCAGGTCACCGTTCCTGCCGAGTGGGCCAAGATCAACGCCAAGTTCGTCAACCCGAACGCCGGCCGCCTTGCGACCCCGTTCGTCAAGGAGATCGCCGACGTGGTCAACGCCCAGGCCGGCGACACCCTCCCGGTGAGCGCCTTCCTGCCCTGGATGGACGGTACGATGCCCGCCGGCACCGCCGCTTATGAGAAGCGCGGCGTGGCCGTGAGCGTGCCCGTCTGGGATGCCGAGAAGTGTATCCAGTGCAACACCTGCGCCTTCGTCTGCCCGCACGCCGCCATCCGTCCGTTCCTGATGAC
The sequence above is a segment of the Bacteroidales bacterium WCE2004 genome. Coding sequences within it:
- a CDS encoding [Acyl-carrier-protein] S-malonyltransferase, with protein sequence MKRAYVFPGQGSQFTGMGKDLYENNAKAREMMEKANEILGFRITDIMFEGTDEDLRATNVTQPAIFLHSVVTALCTEGLPAPDMVGGHSLGEFSALVAAGAVDFEDALRLVAVRANEMQKCCEKVPGGMAAVIALPNEKVEEICAGIEGVVIPANYNCDGQVVISGEKEAIAAACEAMKAAGAKRALPLSVGGAFHSPLMEPARIELAKAIERTEVHAPKCPIYQNVTALPETDPQRIKDNLLQQLTSPVRWTQSVKNMLADGATEFRELGPGAVLQGLVKRIVSAVGAEDITIQ
- a CDS encoding erythronate-4-phosphate dehydrogenase codes for the protein MKIVCDNKIPFLRGVFEPFAEVVYLPGGETTPAVVRDADAVVTRTRTRCDAALLAGSAVRVVATATIGYDHIDTAWCEAHGILWRNAPGCNSSSVQQYVGAALCALARRHGLCLAGMTLGVVGVGHVGAKVAQAAAALGMRVLLCDPPRARREGPDGFVALDELISRSDIVTLHVPLSREGTDATWHLFDAARLAAMRPDQFLINSSRGPVVDNGALKAALAAKALRGAVLDVWEGEPAPDGGLLDLVDIATPHIAGYSADGKAAGTTAAVQTVAARLGLPLTDWRPAGIPAPAQPLGFELDAAGKSLQEVLSEALLYTYDIFADDRALRAHPDRFEQLRGDYPVRREPSAFSVRLRGGTDALAARLRALGFRVEE
- a CDS encoding pyruvate-ferredoxin/flavodoxin oxidoreductase yields the protein MAKEKKFITCDGNQAASNIAYLFSEHAAIYPITPSSTMAENVDEWAAHGKKNLWGETVKVTEMQSEAGAAGAVHGSLQAGALTTTYTASQGLLLMIPNMYKIAGEMLPAVFHVSARALASHALSIFGDHQDVMACRQTGFAMIASSSVQEAQDIAAVAHLSAIKSSLPFLHFFDGFRTSHEIQKIEAIDEEDLKKMVSKKSLENFRARALNPEAPVTRGTAQNGDVYFQAVESRNQAYEAVPDIVARYMGEISELTGRTYRPFEYYGAKDAECVIVAMGSVTETIKETIDYLAEHGRKYGVVTVHLYRPFSEKYFLKVLPKSVKKIAVLDRTKEPGALGEPLYLDVRALFQGKEGAPLVIGGRYGLSSKDTTPAQIVAVYDNLERKAPKGDFTIGIVDDVTFKSLPTKGEISIVKKGTTECKFYGLGSDGTVGANKNTIKIIGTHTDLYSQAYFDYDSKKSGGYTCSHLRFGKKPIKAPYLVGTPDFVACHVPSYLEKYDVLKGIKEGGSFLLNSLWNEEETIKRIPDAVKAVIGRKKIKLYIINATKIAQEIGLGGRTNTILQSAFFRITGIIPVDDAIKYMKDAALKSYGKKGENIVNMNYAAIDRGGEYTQVTVPAEWAKINAKFVNPNAGRLATPFVKEIADVVNAQAGDTLPVSAFLPWMDGTMPAGTAAYEKRGVAVSVPVWDAEKCIQCNTCAFVCPHAAIRPFLMTDEEAAAAAAQGVKVADGKANLKEYKYTIAVSVADCTGCGNCVDVCLAKEKALTMEPYMDHEADQAGFDYLNAKVGYKTPLDPKSNMKAAQFAQPLFEFSGACAGCGETPYIKNITQLFGDHMMIANATGCSSIYGASFPASPYCTDAHGHGPAWQNSLFEDFCEFGLGMHLGSDRIRETVASLMKKGLECECCSAEMKAMMQQWLDKPKDYANTREVADKLVPLMEACGCDTCKSLLQLKQFIPARSQWIFGGDGASYDIGYGGLDHVLASGENVNILVLDTEVYSNTGGQSSKSTPVGAIAKFAASGKKIRKKDLGMMAMSYGYVYVAQVAMGASPVQYMNAIKEAEAYDGPSLIIAYAPCINHGLKAGMGLSQKEEKLAVECGYWHLYRYNPALEEQGKNPFTLDSKEPDWTKFQDFLKGEVRFASLYKLFPDSATELLSKTEEFAKVRLGTYKRLAGKE